The DNA sequence CAATCGGCAGTGAATAAAATAGCACAAGATCCTGACGTCGTAGCGACATCTCAGGTTTTGTCACTGAAATGCCCCCTGTCATACATGAGATTGGAAGTCCCTTGTCGGAGTCTGAGCTGCACACATCTGCAATGTTTCGACGCAACATCTTATTTACAGCTTCAGGAGCAAGGACCGCAATGGTTGTGTCCTATATGTAACAAGTCTGCGCCCTTTGATCAACTGGCCGTTGATGGGTGCGTATCCCCGTTTACACTCCGTGACGCATGCACTAACATACACCAGTTACGTCAAGGTCATTCTAGAAAAGACTTCAAAGAACCTGGAAACAGTCACGATTGAGCCAAACGGCAAGTGGTCTAGCAAACCACCCAAGGAGgactcatcgccatccagACCGCGAGGAGCACCTGtcgaggacgatgaagacgacgacttGGAGGTGTCTGAAATCATCATTGGCGGGCGTCGGTTGGAAACGCCTAAGAAGCTGAGCCACTGTACGGACACGCCGAGTTCTGGTGGCAGAGACCACTCCTCCACAGCGCCGCGAGGCTCACACAGCGCCAAAcgaccagcaccagcagtTATTGACCTAACGCTGTCGTCGGACGATGAAGAGCCCATTCAGCGGCCGAGCAAGCGCCAGCACACTTATACGTATCATCGCGGCACAACCCCGCCGTGGCTGAGCGAGTCTCCCGTCAATCACCAGCCCTAGCAGGGACCCTACGAGATATGAGTTGGCAGATGCCGTGGTCTAATTGAGTGTGGTGAGGGGGGAAATAACATTTTTCTATAGagtaaactattatatattgCTTTTATAAGAGAGGAGAGATggggcaaggcaaggcagggGGAAAGCATGAACGAGGCCCGAAGAGTTTTTATTTCTAAATCAGCAAAGGCGTTCAGGGTGATGAGGGCAGGAAAAAGGACAATTCCCCTTTAAGGTTTGGTACAATGGTAGTTCTTTCTGCTATCTATTCATGAGCGAGGGAAGAGGCAGATTACCAGCGACGGAGGGGTTATAATTGTATCGGCCACAAGGGCCTGGTAGCTGGTAGCTGGCCATTATGAGAAACTGGATATTTGATTAACCCATTGAGCTGTGTCTTTTTTATTGTGATGttggagctgttgctgcttggcACTAATCCAAGGAAACACTAGTTGATGTGGATTTACTTGGGGTAGGATGTTAAGCAGAGCTTTGTCTTATGCTACATCTGGTAGTTGCTGCATTTGGCAGTTGGTGGTTTGGAATCAAGAACGCTGGTCAGGCTATGCTATTGTCTGTCGCTGCTTATTCACGCGCTGTACAATATTAGTAAAATCGCAACCTCTGTATAACAATTGTAGCCTTGTATATAACACGGCGATTCtgaatataaaataatttaataatcCTCATGATTTTTCAACGCCGTTCTATAGAATACTATCTACTTGCAAGCAATAGAAAAGTCGCTTTTATCAGTCCAAAGTCATGTCCACCAGCAACCCATTCCCAGACATTCCCGAGCtcggcatcaccatcaaagcCAACCCAGTGCTTCTCGAAGCCTACGACTACTACGCACAGAAGATGGACAAGTCCGTCGTCGACCACTGCGTGCGTTCCATGTACTGGGCCGTCCTGCTTTCACGGCACAAGAAATTCGACGGTCTCAAGTTCAATTGGGACGTGGTCTTCCTGGCAGTCCTGCTGCACGACTTTGGTTTGTCCACTGACAAGGCATTGATATCCGACGACAAGCGATTTGAGATTGACGGCGCCAACATAACTCGGCAGTTTCTCAAAGACCGTGGCGGCGACGCCTGGACGCCGCATCTGCAGCTCGTATGGGACGCCATTGCGCTGCACACAACAGCATCCATAGCGCACCACAAGGAGCCCGAAGTGGTCTTGACCTCGTTCGCCGTCATGGCCGACATGTTTGGCCCCAACTTGCCCGGCGAGATGCTCAGCAAGCGCGACTATCTCGTCGTGGCCAGGCGGTTCCCGCGGCCGGGCTTCACGGAGACGGTCATGGAAACAATGTGCACCGTGTGCAGGGAGAAGCCGGCGGTGACGTTTGACAACTTTGTGCAGGAGTTTGGGCGGAGTTTTGGGTATGATGGACGGGGGGAGGGGAAGGAGGAGTTTGCGAGGCTGGCGGATGGGAATAAGTTTTCGGTGGTGTTTTTAAGGGGATTGGGTGCgcttgatgagatggagtAGATTTTGATGTGAGCTGAAGTTGGTGTATAAGATGGGCTAGTCTTATACTATGCGTAGAACAGATGAGCTTTTTCGCTACAAAAGAACATAATACAATTTATCTATTTACAAACCACTGTAAATacaaataaatatatatattcaaaGGTTCAACTAAAGTAACACCGGCTGGAGAATAAACTTGGCTCCTAACTACCAgattgctgttgctctgaCCGAGCTCGACGCCAATTCGAACCACCCCTCACCGAAACCCCGGACTGCTAGAGCACAGGTACCCCCGTACCTACGGCTTTACCTCTCACCACCAAAAGTCATCCTCtcaaccatcaccaccaccctCTTCCACCTCAGTCTCGCCTCTTTTCTACTCGCCTCTattccccctcctctccaacaaacaaacaaacaaacaaacaaacaaccaCCCATCAATCAAATCAACCACAACCACCAAAAATGtccctctccccccctcccccccttcaACTCCTCCGACCCAAGCGCCAccttcctctcctcctccacgcTCGACTTCCTCCTCATCGAACTCGTCCCGCTCGCCAACCGCATCACCGCCGAGCGCGACTTTGCCTCGCCCTCCACCACAGCAGACGCCCTGCAATCTCCCCCCCACAGCGCAGCGACGGCCAAGTCAGAGGCCACATCCGGCACGGTCGTGGGCGGCGCAGCAGGGGACACGCCCAAGAGGATagacgacgaggagcatCTCGATGCGGTGCATTATAGGCTTGAGGCGCAGGGATACCGCGTCGGCCAGGGTCTTGTAGAAAGGTACATGGCATCTCTCGCAAGGCAGCGTATATCCAACCTCCAAAAGGAATGGTAGCTAAACAACTCCCGAATTACGCTTGGCGCAACACAGATTCTCTCGCGACAGACCCCGCTTCAACGACACCCTCGACGTAATCAAGTTTCTCTGCAAGGACCTGTGGTCCCTCGTCTTTGGCAAGAACATTGACAATCTCAAGACCAATCACCGAGTACGTGCGACGCTACATAAACATATACACAATCTTGTCCCTACTATTGCAGACATACATCGCACTACGACAACATAATGGCTTATACAATCTCTAGGGAGTCTACGTCCTCACCGACAACGCCTTTCGACCATTTTCGCGCATGAGCACAGAAACCGGCAGCCAAGCCGTCATCCGAGCACAGCCTGTACGTCCAAGAAGCCCTTCTCTACTACTAAGAGACCATACAATCACATACCATCCCTTCTCTACTACTAAGAGACCATACAATCACATACCATCAGTCTTGGTAATCGTTTGCttacacttttttttccagttTCTATGGTTCCCCTGCGGCATCATTCGCGGCGCATTAGCTGCTCTGGGTATCAACGCCACCGTTCAAGCCGAAGTCAACGAGCTGCCGGGAGCCATATTCCAGATCAAGACCATCCCCGCCAAGCCATAGTAACCAAACCGCTACGACGACCTTGCACCTGAATCTAAGAGAAAGTGACAACATAGAGGGGTGGACGAATGAGCCATGTGCGACGACCACCAAATCCGCCTCTCAACTTCTTTCCCACCAACAAATCCATTACTCAGCTTCATGCAACTAGCAGAAAACTAATAATCAATGGGACGAGAGGCTATCCGACAGGGAAAGGCTTCGCATGGGAGGATTAGAGTCTGGGACATTTACAGCCtatgaaagaagagcaaatcaTCAGCCACCCTGCTTATGCGTGCGTATATATTTATACCAAGTAGTCATAGCTATTGTCCTCAAGACCGGCTCCATCGACACTAGAACGCTACCAGCACATTTGGGGAAGTTGGAAAGTATTTACTTTTGGGGAGGGTTGTGGGCAAAGTCGACGCCCTTCTGGATGTTGGTCTTGAGACCCTCAACAGCCTTGCCCAAGAGCTCCTTCTCCCGCTCGGTGATGCCCTCCAGGGGGGTTGGTGACCTTTTCGACACCATTGGGCTGCGAAGCGTTAGTCAATATGATTTAAATCGAGAGCTCTCGAATCTCAACTTACTCCAAGCTCAACAGGgacagagaagaagtcgacgCCGGTAGCCTTGGCGACAGCCTCACCGCCGGGAACACCAGGCAGGTAGACGTAGCTGGGCTCAACAAGGCCCTTTTCGCCCTTGGCAGCGCGGAGCACCTTTTCGGCGAATCTGAGGTTTCATGTCAATATTTGCAACGTGGATGGGGGTGGGAAGCAATGTAAAGGGGTCTTACCGGAAACCGGCGTAAGCCATAGACAGAGTAGCAGAGCCAGCAccgtccttggccttgacgacCTCGTCACCACCAAACTGCACACGGTTGACCAGAGCCTCGTACTTGTCGGCGGGGATGGTGACGGCAGGGTTGGCCTTGCTGATGAGGGGCAGGATGGTCTCGCCAGAGTGGCCACCGACGACGGGAATGGTCAGCTTCTGGGGCTGGGACTCGCCAACAATCTCGGCAACAAAGGTCTCGGCACGGACAATGTCGAGGGTGGTGACACCAAAGAGGCGCTGGGGGTTGAAgaccttcttggccttgaggacCTCGGCGGAAATGGGGACGGTGGAGTTGACGGGgttggagatgacgaggataAAGGCCTTGGGGGCAACCTCGGCAATGGTCTCGATCAGGCCCTTGACGATGCCAgcgttgatgttgaagaggtCATCACGAGTCATGCCGGGCTTGCCTGTGAGCAACTGCGCGTTAGTAGCTGTAGCcgtagctgtagctgtagcaGATTATAGCCAATCACATGCCGAAGCCTCAAACAGCCCCAGGGATTTGCTATAATTGCGGCTAGTCATATAAGACGTGATACGTACGGGGAATGCCAGCGGGGATGACAATGATGTCGGCATCCTTGAAAGCGGCCTTGGCGCCGTCGTTGGCGGGCAGGTAGCCGGTGACCTTCTATTCGAGGGAAACAGCCATCGCGTTAGCCATGTGAGGTGCGGAAGTCGGCCCAAAGGAAGCCCGGGGCATGGCACTCGGCGATGCGGCGAGACGGCGAAGCGGGCGAGCGAGATTGGGAGCTTACCGCGGGGGGAGGAGATGTGGGAGAGATCGGCGGCAACACCGGGAGTGTTGACAACATCGTACAGAGCCAGCTCGTCGATGAGGGGACTGGccttgaggaggagggacaGAGGCTGGTAGCAAGATGCGCTGTTAGCTTTGGGGATCCGATTACGCTGATGAGAGGGGTAAGAATCAAAGAAGCGCAAAAGAATTCCATACCTGTCCAATACCTCCAGAGGCACCAGCAACAACTATTGCGCCAGAACGGTCAGTATCACGGCCTGCATGCAACGGCAATTTCTCATGACGCGAGCTCTTTGGACAGCTTCGTCGACGCCGGTGCGGGGTTGAGGGgcaatgcagcagctgcagcagctctgggCCATGGGATTCGGATTCGACTTCATACCTGCTTTGACCATTGTGACGGTTTTGTGTGTGtggaaataagaaaaaaagatgaagcctggtagaggaggatgaggttcttgatggaggag is a window from the Trichoderma atroviride chromosome 5, complete sequence genome containing:
- a CDS encoding uncharacterized protein (BUSCO:EOG092D39BT~TransMembrane:1 (i296-318o)), which produces MSTSNPFPDIPELGITIKANPVLLEAYDYYAQKMDKSVVDHCVRSMYWAVLLSRHKKFDGLKFNWDVVFLAVLLHDFGLSTDKALISDDKRFEIDGANITRQFLKDRGGDAWTPHLQLVWDAIALHTTASIAHHKEPEVVLTSFAVMADMFGPNLPGEMLSKRDYLVVARRFPRPGFTETVMETMCTVCREKPAVTFDNFVQEFGRSFGYDGRGEGKEEFARLADGNKFSVVFLRGLGALDEMDNTGWRINLAPNYQIAVALTELDANSNHPSPKPRTARAQVPPYLRLYLSPPKVILSTITTTLFHLSLASFLLASIPPPLQQTNKQTNKQPPINQINHNHQKCPSPPLPPFNSSDPSATFLSSSTLDFLLIELVPLANRITAERDFASPSTTADALQSPPHSAATAKSEATSGTVVGGAAGDTPKRIDDEEHLDAVHYRLEAQGYRVGQGLVERFSRDRPRFNDTLDVIKFLCKDLWSLVFGKNIDNLKTNHRGVYVLTDNAFRPFSRMSTETGSQAVIRAQPFLWFPCGIIRGALAALGINATVQAEVNELPGAIFQIKTIPAKP